In the Aquarana catesbeiana isolate 2022-GZ unplaced genomic scaffold, ASM4218655v1 unanchor225, whole genome shotgun sequence genome, one interval contains:
- the LOC141121551 gene encoding uncharacterized protein, protein MPSCIVENCNSHWRKKELNVIFHVFPKDKVRIKQWLMNTGQFDESNIDEAVSRIWLSKANNSYRICSKHFSFDKYENLGGKLSLKKDAFPSIFKKLQTVIEVSEDEERKKRLCTEYNRVLTTSLSDHPSCLNTGQNEGPSLHSAGSSAQAGISSFPSSDDPMSGVAHVTESSNVPENSQSPSFLSFFRSMKRHRSSKGVMTDFPRETKDKKIGTFPFHGTKNKKIQHSPVTADVGIQCNLKSKEWVLSQTKVIASSPKKENVEELISDGMTPSSTCRSQQEESSFAIQIDDHDISYYPSNESSLESENSISGTPRVDKVHTHFGNQTAPSAMSGSDYGKERKFLVFESCLDNLLTMVRCNSNNCNASLAQVEKKLCGSCLSVYARCRNGHRSLLWESQPKIRNAPVGDVLISSAALCSGSNFLKIESFLKLLGMVSISKTTFYEHQKKYLFPAIDYHWKLNQQNIISQLSGQVVCLSGDGQCDSSGYNAKYCTYSFMEAETQKIVGFGLQQHTPGSSSVQASEGKAFVKGLNEIKQKGLNVRIVCTDRHVTIRKIIREKYPKILHRYGVQHMTKSIGAKINAASKKKGCEELAPWIPSIKNHLWWASANCEGNPTVLREQWCSLLFHVINVHRWDGCEHYKECNHLPISETSNLTRNWLRDGSCAYKELHEIVLKKTWLGDIERMSMLCHPGHPEIFHSTALKYKPKRNHFCIDAMIARTQLSILEHNSNVGEKQSVPSNSDPSESGWYRSQYGKERGQWVLRVVYEPHRQNFVYNIYNHIFDALQLQL, encoded by the coding sequence ATGCCTTCTTGTATTGTGGAAAACTGCAACTCTCATTGGAGAAAAAAAGAACTCAATGTCATTTTCCACGTGTTCCCGAAAGACAAGGTCCGTATCAAACAATGGCTTATGAACACCGGACAGTTTGATGAGAGTAACATAGACGAGGCCGTTTCTAGGATCTGGCTGAGTAAAGCCAATAATTCCTATCGAATATGCTCAAAACATTTCTCATTCGACAAGTACGAAAACCTAGGCGGTAAATTGTCATTGAAGAAAGATGCTTTCCCaagtatatttaaaaaattgcaaactGTTATTGAAGTAAGTGAGGACGAGGAAAGAAAGAAGAGGCTTTGCACAGAATATAATAGAGTTTTGACCACCTCTTTGTCTGATCATCCTTCTTGCCTCAACACTGGTCAAAATGAAGGTCCGTCTCTCCATTCTGCAGGTTCTTCCGCACAAGCTGGGATTTCGTCCTTTCCTAGTTCGGATGATCCTATGTCAGGGGTAGCCCATGTTACCGAATCCTCAAATGTGCCAGAAAATTCTCAATCTCcttcttttttaagtttttttaggtCCATGAAAAGACACAGATCGTCCAAAGGTGTCATGACTGATTTTCCGAGAGAAACCAAGGACAAAAAAATTGGAACTTTCCCGTTTCATggtactaaaaacaaaaaaattcagcaCAGTCCAGTCACAGCCGATGTTGGAATTCAGTGCAACTTAAAATCTAAAGAATGGGTATTATCCCAAACAAAAGTTATTGCTAGctcaccaaaaaaagaaaatgttgaagAACTCATCTCAGATGGAATGACTCCAAGTTCAACTTGCAGAAGCCAACAGGAAGAGTCATCCTTTGCTATCCAAATTGATGATCATGATATATCGTACTATCCCTCTAATGAATCCTCTTTAGAATCTGAGAACAGCATCTCCGGTACTCCACGTGTAGACAAGGTTCATACTCATTTTGGTAACCAAACAGCACCGTCGGCCATGTCCGGTTCTGATTACGGGAAGGAAAGAAAATTCCTTGTTTTTGAGAGCTGTCTAGATAATCTTTTGACGATGGTACGCTGTAATTCCAACAATTGCAATGCTTCTCTTGCTCAAGTTGAAAAAAAACTATGTGGGTCTTGCCTGTCGGTGTATGCCAGGTGTAGGAATGGCCACCGCTCTCTGCTGTGGGAAAGTCAACCCAAAATCAGAAACGCTCCAGTGGGCGATGTTCTCATATCAAGTGCCGCTCTATGCAGTGGTTCCAATTTTCTAAAGATTGAAAGTTTTCTCAAACTCTTAGGGATGGTCTCAATTAGCAAAACAACATTTTACGAACATCAGAAAAAATATTTGTTCCCTGCCATTGATTACCATTGGAAATTGAACCAACAAAATATCATCTCTCAACTCTCTGGACAAGTGGTCTGTCTGTCTGGTGATGGCCAATGTGATAGCTCCGGATACAATGCAAAATATTGTACCTATTCCTTTATGGAAGCTGAGACCCAAAAAATTGTTGGGTTTGGTCTTCAACAGCATACGCCAGGGTCAAGTTCAGTTCAGGCTTCAGAGGGTAAGGCTTTTGTGAAGGGACTGAACGAAATAAAACAAAAAGGCCTCAATGTAAGAATTGTATGTACAGACCGGCATGTCACAATTAGAAAGATAATCCGTGAAAAATATCCAAAAATTTTACACCGGTACGGTGTCCAGCATATGACAAAATCTATCGGGGCCAAGATTAACGCCGCCAGTAAAAAAAAAGGTTGTGAAGAGTTGGCACCTTGGATTCCATCCATAAAAAATCATTTATGGTGGGCCTCTGCAAATTGTGAGGGCAACCCTACAGTGCTTAGGGAACAGTGGTGTTCTTTATTGTTCCATGTGATAAATGTCCATCGATGGGATGGATGTGAACATTACAAAGAATGTAATCATCTTCCCATAAGTGAAACCTCAAACCTCACCAGGAACTGGCTGAGAGATGGGTCATGTGCCTACAAGGAGCTCCATGAAATCGTTCTAAAAAAGACATGGCTTGGAGACATAGAAAGAATGTCTATGTTGTGCCACCCTGGCCATCCGGAAATTTTTCATAGTACTGCTCTGAAGTACAAACCAAAAAGAAACCACTTTTGTATTGATGCCATGATAGCCAGGACACAACTCTCTATTCTAGAGCACAATTCTAATGTAGGTGAAAAACAATCTGTGCCAAGCAATAGTGACCCATCAGAAAGTGGATGGTACAGAAGTCAATATGGTAAGGAAAGAGGGCAGTGGGTTTTAAGGGTTGTGTATGAACCACATCGGCAAAACTTTGTCTATAACATATACAACCACATTTTTGACGCTCTACAGCTGCAGTTATGA